A region of Aquarana catesbeiana isolate 2022-GZ linkage group LG08, ASM4218655v1, whole genome shotgun sequence DNA encodes the following proteins:
- the LOC141106321 gene encoding uncharacterized protein: MTAASTVHTEDGKAICETPEEPVIGININNMSAASTVNTEDGKVICKTPEGKVIDININKQSCLDGLLESIKIFGVVKNIGDDKKPDRQTGSAVLLGAGASFISLGCFVVVLAVIFAVAKPNLYFWTYGTFFWVGFPFIGRGVLNVVAYRYPKAFWEVLAFISMLVSLAVSIAATFLISNDNGWTINLVHLCENVSQSRYPHYYDQFFYGNAPRYYQLSEWEMESCKRGFHQAQNLLFGLDVMSLLMMIWGLCLSSIILGYRLEVVLAACKCENMIRREDRNESSLIPSPTEEISIA; encoded by the exons ATGACTGCAGCGAGCACAGTGCACACTGAGGATGGGAAAGCCATCTGTGAGACTCCTGAGGAACCGGTCATAGGCATCAACATAAACAATATGTCTGCAGCCAGCACAGTCAACACCGAGGATGGGAAAGTCATCTGTAAGACTCCTGAAGGAAAAGTCATAGATATCAACATAAATAAACAGTCCTGCCTGGATGGCCTTTTGGAATCCATTAAGATTTTCGGAGTGGTAAAGAACATTGGTGACGATAAAAAGCCAGACAGACAGACTGGTTCTGCAGTACTTCTTGGAGCTGGG gctTCCTTTATCAGTTTGGGTTGCTTTGTTGTCGTGCTGGCTGTAATTTTTGCTGTTGCAAAGCCAAATCTGTACTTCTGGACATATGGAACTTTTTTCTGGGTGGGATTTCCA TTCATTGGTCGTGGAGTTCTGAATGTTGTGGCCTATAGATATCCAAAAGCATTTTGG GAGGTTCTTGCCTTCATTTCAATGTTGGTTAGCCTTGCTGTCTCTATTGCTGCAACATTCCTCATAAGTAATGACAATGGTTGGACTATCAACCTGGTCCATTTGTGTGAGAACGTCTCCCAAAGCCGTTATCCCCATTATTATGACCAGTTTTTCTATGGCAACGCTCCAAGATATTATCAGCTATCAGAATGGGAAATGGAGAGCTGCAAGAGAGGCTTTCATCAAGCCCAG AACTTGCTGTTTGGCTTGGATGTTATGTCCTTGCTTATGATGATCTGGGGTCTTTGTCTTTCCTCTATAATTCTGGGATACAGACTGGAGGTGGTTCTCGCTGCCTGTAAATGTGAG AACATGATACGGAGAGAGGATCGTAATGAATCTTCCCTGATACCAAGCCCTACTGAGGAAATCTCGATTGCCTAA